The following are encoded together in the Bos mutus isolate GX-2022 chromosome 3, NWIPB_WYAK_1.1, whole genome shotgun sequence genome:
- the TSTD1 gene encoding thiosulfate:glutathione sulfurtransferase isoform X1, producing MLPIPRGRAGAEFLKLTFAVRTMAGEPTVSLPELRSLLASGGARLFDVRSREEAAAGTIPGALNIPVSELESALQMEPAAFKALYSAEKPKLEENLIFFCQMGKRGLQATQLAQRLGYKEYGLGLGTMKGPIENGSRKKVR from the exons ATGCTGCCCATTCCCAGGGGGCGGGCTGGGGCCGAGTTCCTGAAACTCACATTTGCGGTGCGCACCATGGCTGGAG AGCCTACGGTCTCGCTCCCTGAACTCCGTTCGCTCCTGGCCTCCGGCGGGGCCCGGCTCTTTGACGTGAGATCCCGGGAGGAGGCGGCGGCTGGAACCATCCCTGGGGCTCTCAACATCCCGG tgtcagagttgGAAAGCGCCCTGCAGATGGAGCCAGCTGCTTTCAAGGCTTTGTACTCCGCTGAGAAGCCAAAGCTGGAAGAGAATCTCATTTTCTTCTGTCAGATGGGCAAGCGGGGCTTGCAGGCCACGCAGTTGGCCCAGAGACTCGGATACAAAGAGTATGGGCTTG GGCTCGGAACTATGAAGGGGCCTATAGAGAATGGCTCCAGAAAGAAGGTTAGGTAG
- the TSTD1 gene encoding thiosulfate:glutathione sulfurtransferase isoform X3 — protein sequence MLPIPRGRAGAEFLKLTFAVRTMAGVSELESALQMEPAAFKALYSAEKPKLEENLIFFCQMGKRGLQATQLAQRLGYKEARNYEGAYREWLQKEG from the exons ATGCTGCCCATTCCCAGGGGGCGGGCTGGGGCCGAGTTCCTGAAACTCACATTTGCGGTGCGCACCATGGCTGGAG tgtcagagttgGAAAGCGCCCTGCAGATGGAGCCAGCTGCTTTCAAGGCTTTGTACTCCGCTGAGAAGCCAAAGCTGGAAGAGAATCTCATTTTCTTCTGTCAGATGGGCAAGCGGGGCTTGCAGGCCACGCAGTTGGCCCAGAGACTCGGATACAAAGA GGCTCGGAACTATGAAGGGGCCTATAGAGAATGGCTCCAGAAAGAAGGTTAG
- the TSTD1 gene encoding thiosulfate:glutathione sulfurtransferase isoform X2 yields MLPIPRGRAGAEFLKLTFAVRTMAGEPTVSLPELRSLLASGGARLFDVRSREEAAAGTIPGALNIPVSELESALQMEPAAFKALYSAEKPKLEENLIFFCQMGKRGLQATQLAQRLGYKEARNYEGAYREWLQKEG; encoded by the exons ATGCTGCCCATTCCCAGGGGGCGGGCTGGGGCCGAGTTCCTGAAACTCACATTTGCGGTGCGCACCATGGCTGGAG AGCCTACGGTCTCGCTCCCTGAACTCCGTTCGCTCCTGGCCTCCGGCGGGGCCCGGCTCTTTGACGTGAGATCCCGGGAGGAGGCGGCGGCTGGAACCATCCCTGGGGCTCTCAACATCCCGG tgtcagagttgGAAAGCGCCCTGCAGATGGAGCCAGCTGCTTTCAAGGCTTTGTACTCCGCTGAGAAGCCAAAGCTGGAAGAGAATCTCATTTTCTTCTGTCAGATGGGCAAGCGGGGCTTGCAGGCCACGCAGTTGGCCCAGAGACTCGGATACAAAGA GGCTCGGAACTATGAAGGGGCCTATAGAGAATGGCTCCAGAAAGAAGGTTAG
- the USF1 gene encoding upstream stimulatory factor 1 isoform X1, whose protein sequence is MKGQQKTAETEEGTVQIQEGAVATGEDPTSVAIASIQSAATFPDPNVKYVFRTENGGQVMYRVIQVSEGQLDGQTEGTGAISGYPATQSMTQAVIQGAFTSDDAVDTEGTAAETHYTYFPSTAVGDGAGGTTSGSTAAVVTTQGSEALLGQATPPGTGQFFVMMSPQEVLQGGSQRSIAPRTHPYSPKSEAPRTTRDEKRRAQHNEVERRRRDKINNWIVQLSKIIPDCSMESTKSGQSKGGILSKACDYIQELRQSNHRLSEELQGLDQLQLDNDVLRQQVEDLKNKNLLLRAQLRHHGVEVVIKSDSN, encoded by the exons ATGAAGGG GCAGCAGAAAACAGCAGAAACCGAAGAGGGGACAGTGCAGATTCAGGAAG GTGCAGTGGCAACTGGGGAGGACCCCACCAGTGTGGCTATAGCTAGCATCCAGTCAGCTGCCACTTTCCCTGACCCCAACGTCAAGTACGTCTTCCGAACTGAAAATGGGGGCCAG GTGATGTACAGGGTGATCCAGGTGTCTGAAGGGCAGCTGGATGGCCAGACTGAGGGGACTGGTGCCATCAGTGGCTACCCTGCCACTCAATCCATGACCCAG GCCGTGATCCAGGGTGCGTTCACGAGTGATGATGCGGTTGACACAGAGGGGACAGCTGCTGAGACGCACTATACTTACTTCCCCAGCACTGCAGTGGGAGATGGGGCAGGGGGTACCACATCGGGGAGTACAGCAGCTGTTGTTACTACCCAGGGCTCAGAGGCACTACTGGGGCAGGCGACCCCTCCTGGCACTG GTCAGTTCTTTGTGATGATGTCACCACAAGAAGtgttgcagggaggaagccagcGCTCTATTGCCCCCAGGACCCACCCTTATTCCCC GAAGTCAGAAGCTCCCCGGACAACTCGGGATGAGAAACGCAGGGCTCAGCATAATGAAG TGGAGCGCCGCCGCCGAGACAAGATTAACAACTGGATCGTACAGCTGTCCAAGATCATCCCAGACTGCTCCATGGAGAGCACCAAGTCCGGCCAG AGTAAAGGTGGAATTCTATCCAAAGCCTGTGATTATATCCAGGAACTTCGGCAGAGTAACCACCGGTTGTCTGAAGAACTGCAGGGGCTTGACCAACTACAGCTGGACAATGATGTGCTTCGACAGCAG GTAGAAGATCTTAAGAACAAGAATCTGCTGCTACGAGCTCAGCTGCGGCACCATGGAGTAGAGGTTGTCATCAAGAGTGACAGCAACTAA
- the USF1 gene encoding upstream stimulatory factor 1 isoform X3 has product MKGQQKTAETEEGTVQIQEGAVATGEDPTSVAIASIQSAATFPDPNVKYVFRTENGGQVMYRVIQVSEGQLDGQTEGTGAISGYPATQSMTQAVIQGQFFVMMSPQEVLQGGSQRSIAPRTHPYSPKSEAPRTTRDEKRRAQHNEVERRRRDKINNWIVQLSKIIPDCSMESTKSGQSKGGILSKACDYIQELRQSNHRLSEELQGLDQLQLDNDVLRQQVEDLKNKNLLLRAQLRHHGVEVVIKSDSN; this is encoded by the exons ATGAAGGG GCAGCAGAAAACAGCAGAAACCGAAGAGGGGACAGTGCAGATTCAGGAAG GTGCAGTGGCAACTGGGGAGGACCCCACCAGTGTGGCTATAGCTAGCATCCAGTCAGCTGCCACTTTCCCTGACCCCAACGTCAAGTACGTCTTCCGAACTGAAAATGGGGGCCAG GTGATGTACAGGGTGATCCAGGTGTCTGAAGGGCAGCTGGATGGCCAGACTGAGGGGACTGGTGCCATCAGTGGCTACCCTGCCACTCAATCCATGACCCAG GCCGTGATCCAGG GTCAGTTCTTTGTGATGATGTCACCACAAGAAGtgttgcagggaggaagccagcGCTCTATTGCCCCCAGGACCCACCCTTATTCCCC GAAGTCAGAAGCTCCCCGGACAACTCGGGATGAGAAACGCAGGGCTCAGCATAATGAAG TGGAGCGCCGCCGCCGAGACAAGATTAACAACTGGATCGTACAGCTGTCCAAGATCATCCCAGACTGCTCCATGGAGAGCACCAAGTCCGGCCAG AGTAAAGGTGGAATTCTATCCAAAGCCTGTGATTATATCCAGGAACTTCGGCAGAGTAACCACCGGTTGTCTGAAGAACTGCAGGGGCTTGACCAACTACAGCTGGACAATGATGTGCTTCGACAGCAG GTAGAAGATCTTAAGAACAAGAATCTGCTGCTACGAGCTCAGCTGCGGCACCATGGAGTAGAGGTTGTCATCAAGAGTGACAGCAACTAA
- the USF1 gene encoding upstream stimulatory factor 1 isoform X2: protein MYRVIQVSEGQLDGQTEGTGAISGYPATQSMTQAVIQGAFTSDDAVDTEGTAAETHYTYFPSTAVGDGAGGTTSGSTAAVVTTQGSEALLGQATPPGTGQFFVMMSPQEVLQGGSQRSIAPRTHPYSPKSEAPRTTRDEKRRAQHNEVERRRRDKINNWIVQLSKIIPDCSMESTKSGQSKGGILSKACDYIQELRQSNHRLSEELQGLDQLQLDNDVLRQQVEDLKNKNLLLRAQLRHHGVEVVIKSDSN, encoded by the exons ATGTACAGGGTGATCCAGGTGTCTGAAGGGCAGCTGGATGGCCAGACTGAGGGGACTGGTGCCATCAGTGGCTACCCTGCCACTCAATCCATGACCCAG GCCGTGATCCAGGGTGCGTTCACGAGTGATGATGCGGTTGACACAGAGGGGACAGCTGCTGAGACGCACTATACTTACTTCCCCAGCACTGCAGTGGGAGATGGGGCAGGGGGTACCACATCGGGGAGTACAGCAGCTGTTGTTACTACCCAGGGCTCAGAGGCACTACTGGGGCAGGCGACCCCTCCTGGCACTG GTCAGTTCTTTGTGATGATGTCACCACAAGAAGtgttgcagggaggaagccagcGCTCTATTGCCCCCAGGACCCACCCTTATTCCCC GAAGTCAGAAGCTCCCCGGACAACTCGGGATGAGAAACGCAGGGCTCAGCATAATGAAG TGGAGCGCCGCCGCCGAGACAAGATTAACAACTGGATCGTACAGCTGTCCAAGATCATCCCAGACTGCTCCATGGAGAGCACCAAGTCCGGCCAG AGTAAAGGTGGAATTCTATCCAAAGCCTGTGATTATATCCAGGAACTTCGGCAGAGTAACCACCGGTTGTCTGAAGAACTGCAGGGGCTTGACCAACTACAGCTGGACAATGATGTGCTTCGACAGCAG GTAGAAGATCTTAAGAACAAGAATCTGCTGCTACGAGCTCAGCTGCGGCACCATGGAGTAGAGGTTGTCATCAAGAGTGACAGCAACTAA